The Bradyrhizobium sp. CCBAU 051011 DNA segment CGTTGGCGTTAACCATCAAATACGGGTTGTTTTCATGCGGATTGCCATGATCGGCACGGGCTATGTGGGGCTGGTATCCGGCGCCTGCTTTGCGGATTTCGGCCACCGGGTCACCTGTGTGGACAAGGATGCCGGCAAGATCGAAGCCCTGCGCAGAGGTGAAATCCCGATTTTCGAGCCCGGGCTCGACGCGCTTGTCGCCTCCAACGTCAAGGCCAACCGGCTGGACTTCACCACCGACCTGACGGCGCCGGTCGCGGAAGCCGATGCCGTTTTCATCGCGGTCGGCACGCCCTCGCGGCGCGGCGATGGCCATGCCGACCTCACTTACGTCTACAGCGCCGCGCGCGAGATCGCCGCAGTGCTCTCGGGCTTTACGGTGGTGGTGACGAAATCGACCGTGCCGGTCGGCACCGGCGACGAGGTCGAGCGGCTGATCCGCGAAGCCAATCCGTCGGCCGATGTGGTGGTCGCCTCCAATCCGGAATTTTTGCGCGAGGGAGCGGCGATCCGCGACTTCAAATTCCCCGACCGCATCGTGGTCGGCACCGACGACGAACGCGGGCGCAAGGTGCTCGGCGACGTCTACCGGCCGCTGTCGCTGAACCAGGCGCCCGTGATGTTTACGGCGCGGCGCACGGCTGAGCTGATCAAATACGCGGCGAACGCGTTCCTCGCCACCAAGATCACCTTCATCAACGAGATTGCCGATCTCTCCGAAAAGGTCGGCGCCGACGTGCAGCAGGTCGCGCGCGGTATCGGGCTCGACAATCGCATCGGCTCGAAATTCCTGCACGCCGGCCCGGGTTTCGGCGGCTCCTGCTTTCCGAAGGATACCCGCGCGCTGGTCAAGATCGCGCAGGATCATGATGTGCAACTGCGCATCGTCGAGGCCGTGCTCGGCGTCAATGACATCAGAAAGCGGGCGATGGCGCGCAAGGTGTCGAGTGCCGCCGGCAACCTGCGCGGCAAGACGGTTGCGGTGCTCGGCCTCACCTTCAAGCCCGACACCGACGACATGCGCGAGGCGCCGTCGATCCCGCTGGTCACCGGCCTGCTCGACATGGGTGCGAAAGTGCGCGCGCACGATCCGGTCGGCATGGAGCAGGCGAAAAAGGAACTGCCCGAGATCGAGTATTGCGACGATCCCTATGAGTGCGTGAAGGGAGCGGACGCCATGGTGATCGTCACCGAATGGGTGCAATTCCGCGCGCTCGACCTGGAGCGTATCAAGGGTGCGATGGCACAGCCCGTCGTGGTCGACCTGCGCAACATCTACCGTCCCGAGGACATGGCTGCGCACGGCTTTACCTATGAGAGCGTGGGGCGGGCGTCTGAGCCCGGAATTTGATACGCTGTCACGCTGCCGGGAATTCGGTCATGGCCGGGCGTAGCCGTCCGAAGGACGGCGTCGCTTCCGCTCGCCTATGCCCAGCCATCCACGTCTTGATTTCTGGCGGCGAAGAAAGACGTGAATGCCCGGCACAAGGCCGGGCATGACGACGTGGTGATATCTTGTCCCGCACATTCGACACCCCTCTTCCGATCGACGCGGTGCTCGACGAACTCGATCGCACGCTTGCGGGCAACAACACCGCGGTGCTGGTGGCTCCTCCCGGCGCCGGCAAGACCACGCGGGTGCCGCTGGCGTTGCTCGAGGCACCGTGGCTGAAGAACAAGAAGATCATCATGCTCGAGCCGCGGCGGATCGCGGCGCGGGCCAGCGCGGAGCGGATGGCGCGGACGCTCGGCGAGCGGGCGGGGGAGACCGTCGGCTATCGCGTCCGCTTCGGCTCAAAGATCTCGCGCGCGACCCGGATCGAGGTCGTCACCGAGGGAATCTTCTCGCGGCAGATTCTCGATGACCCTGAATTGAACGGCGTCGCCGCCGTGCTGTTTGACGAATTCCATGAGCGCTCGCTCGATGCCGATCTGGGGCTCGCGCTTGCCCGCGACGCGCAGACCGGCTTGCGCGAAGATCTGCGTATCCTGGTGATGTCGGCAACGCTCGACGGCGCGCGGGTCGGTAAACTGCTCGGCGACGCGCCGGTGGTTGCGAGCGAAGGCCGCGCCTTTCCGGTCGAGACGCGCTATCTCGGCCGCAAGGCGGATGCGCCGATCGAGCGGCAGATGGCGGATGCGATCGCCACCGCGCTGCGTGCCGATCCCGGTTCGGTTTTGGCTTTCCTGCCGGGGGCCGCCGAAATCCGCCGCACGCAGAATTTTCTCGCCGAGCGGGTTCATGATGCGAGTGTGGAAATCGTGCCGCTGTTCGGCGCACTTGATGCAGCCGTGCAGGACCGTGCCATCGCACCGGCGCCGAAAGGAACGCGCAAGGTCGTGCTGGCAACATCGATTGCCGAGACTTCGCTGACCATCGAGGGCGTCCGCATCGTCGTCGATTCCGGCTTGGCGCGGGTGCCGCGCTATGAGCCCGATATTGGCCTGACGCGCCTGGAAACCGTGCGCGCCTCGCGCGCCGCGGTCGATCAGCGCCGCGGCCGCGCCGGCCGCACCGAGCCCGGTGTCTGCTACCGGCTATGGGACGAGCCGCAGACCGCGTCGCTTGCCGCTTACACCCAGCCGGAAATTCTCTCGGCCGATCTTTCCTCGCTGGTGCTCGATCTCGCGCAATGGGGCGTCCGCGATCCCGCAACGCTGGCGTTTCTCGACCCCCCGCCTGCGCCGGCATTGAAAGAGGCCAACAGCCTGCTCCTCGAACTCGGCGCGCTTGACGGCGATGGCCGGATCACCGCGGAAGGCCACAGCCTGCGGGCGTTGGCGCTGCCGCCGCGGCTGGCGCGCATGATCGTGGATTCGCATCGGCTGGGGGCGGGCGAAGAGGCGGCCGAAATCGCGGCGATCCTGACCGAGCGCGGGCTCGGCGGCGACAGCGTCGATCTCGACGTCAGGCTCGACCAATTCCGCCGCGACCGCTCGCCCCGCGCGACCAGCGCCCGCAGCCTGGCGCAGCGCTGGGCGCAACAAGTGGCGACGACGGAGGGGGCGCCCGAGGAGGCCGCCTCGCCCTCCACCGGCATCATGCTCGCGCTTGCCTTTCCGGATCGCGTCGCGCGCAACCGCGGCAATGGCAGCTTTGTTCTCGCCAATGGCCGCGGCGCCGCTGTCGAGCAAGCCTCGTCGCTGGCGCGCACGCCCTATATCGCGGTGGGCGAACTGACCGGCACCGCCGCGCAAGGACGCATCCTCCTTGCCGCGCCGATCGCGCAGGCCGATATCGAAACGCGCTTTGCCGACCAGATCGAAAATGCGGATGAGATCTCGTTCGATCGCAGCGCGATGGCGCTGCGCGCGCGCCGCAAGCGGACGCTGCATGCGATCACGCTGTCGGAAGCGCCGATGGCGCTATCGCCCTCGGCCGAGACTGCGCGCATTTTCGCCGCGGGATTGATCGCCGCCGGGCTCGACAAATTGCCGTGGTCGAAAGCGCTGAAGCAGTGGCGCGACCGCGTGATGTTTCTGCGCAAGGCGGGGGGCGAAAGCTGGCCCGACCTGTCGGATGCGGCGCTCGCGGCCGAGAGCGAGAACTGGCTGGTACCGGCGCTCTACGACAAGACCTCGCTGAGGGATTTTTCGCCTGGTGATCTCTCGGACGCGCTGATGGCTCTACTGCCGTGGGAGTTGCGCGCGCGGCTGGAGCGGGAAGCGCCGACGCATTTCGAGGCGCCGACCGGCACCATGCTGGCCATCGACTACGAGGCCGAGCAGGGCCCGACCATTGCCGTGCGCCTGCAGGAATTGTTCGGGCTCAACACCCATCCCTCGATCGCCAAGGGCGCTGTGCCGTTGGTGCTGGAATTGCTGTCCCCGGCGCAACGCCCGGTGCAGGTGACACGCGACCTTCCGGGCTTCTGGCGCGGCAGCTATGCCGCTGTACGCTCCGACCTGCGCGGCCGCTATCCCCGCCACCCCTGGCCGGAAGACCCGGCGAATGCGCCGCCGACGCGAAGGGTTAAGCCGCGGGGGACGTGAGTCGGTTAACCCCGGCGAGAGGGGCTGTCTCTGCGAGTACCGGTGCCGAGATAGCCGTAGCCGCTCACCGGATTGCTACGCAATCCCGATCTCTCCCCCGCAAGCGGGGCGAGGTTGAAGACGGCCCCGTTAACGCTTCACTCATCCTTTTCGTCAAAATGGCAGGCCCGGCCATCGCCGTTAGTCGCGGGTTCGCGACTGGCGTGGTGATATCGGCGGTCTGGCAAAGCGAGCGTGGCGTATGCGTAACCTGATGATCCTTGCCGCCGTTCTGGTTGGCCTCGGCACCTATATGGGGCAGATGGCGAGCAAGATGTCGGCGGCACCGGCGCCGGCACCCGCCAGCGCACCGCCGAAAAAGGCTCCGCCGCAAACGGTCGCGCAAGCCTCCGGCCGCACCCTCGACATTCCCCGCGATGCCCGCGGTCATTTCCAGACCGACGGCCACATCGACGGCCAGCGCATCAATTTCCTGGTCGATACCGGCGCCTCGCTGGTGGCGTTGAATGAGAAGTCCGCGGCCCGCTTCGGCCTGCGTCCTTCCCTCAGCGACTACAACGCGACTGTCTCCACCGCCAACGGCACCATCAAGGCCGCGCGCGCGCGGCTGGCGATGATCGACCTCGGCGGTCTGGTGGTGCGGGACGTCGACGCGCTGGTGCTGCCGGACGAAGCGCTGTCGGAAAACCTGCTCGGCATGTCGTTCCTGTCGAAGCTGAAACGCTTCAACTATGCCAACGGCAGGCTTGTGCTGGAACAGTAAGGTTACCCGGCTACCAAACCGCCGCAATTGATCGCCACAACGCGCCGGCCCGCTATCGCCCGGCCTGCGTATTCGCTATGGCTGCGGTTCCCTCAGCATTCACGACAAGGCCATTTCATGTTTCCGAAGCCCAAATCCGCGCTGGTTCCGAATACCTATGCCTTCGAATCCGGGCCGATGGTGAAGGCAACCGGCTTTCGCGAATATGATGCGCGATGGCTGTTCGAGAAGGAAATCAACCTGATGGGCGTGCAGGCGCTGGGCATGGGGCTCGGCGCGCTGATTGCGGAACTTGGCGTCAAACGGGAAATCGTCACCGGCCATGATTTCCGCGGCTATTCGGCGTCGATCAAATACGCGCTGATTTCCGGTCTGATGGCGGCTGGCTGCAAGGTGCATGACATCGGGCTTGCGGTAACGCCGATGGCCTATTTCGCGCAGTTCGATCTCGACGTGCCTTGCGTCGCGATGGTGACGGCGTCGCATAACGACAATGGCTGGACCGGCGTCAAGATGGGCGCCAACCGCCCGCTCACTTTCGGTCCCGACGAGATGACGCGGCTGAAGGAAATCGTGCTCAACGCCGAGTTCAAGAACCAGGTCGGCGGCTCCTACCAATTCCACGAGAATTTCCCGGCGCGCTACATCGCCGATCTCACCAGTCGTCCCAAGCTGAAGCGCAAGCTCAAGGTTGTTGCCGCCTGCGGCAACGGCACCGCGGGCGCGTTTGCGCCGCAGGTGCTGGAGGCGATCGGTTGCGAGGTGATCCCGCTCGATACCGAGCTTGACCACACTTTCCCAAAATACAATCCGAATCCCGAAGACATGGAGATGCTGCACGCGATCCGCGACGCGGTGCTTCAGCACAAGGCCGATGTCGGCTTGGGCTTCGACGGCGATGGCGATCGCTGCGGTGTTGTCGACAATACCGGCGAGGAAATCTTCGCCGACAAGGTCGGCGTGATGCTGGCGCGCGACATGTCAGCGATCCACAAGGATGCGCAGTTCGTCGTCGACGTAAAATCGACCGGCCTGTTCGTGACGGACCCGGTGCTGCAAAAGCAGGGTGCAAGAACCGCCTACTGGAAGACCGGCCATTCCTACATGAAGCGCCGCACCAACGAGATGGGCGCGCTGGCAGGTTTCGAAAAGTCCGGCCACTTCTTCTTCAACAAGCCGTTCGGCCGCGGCTATGACGACGGTCTCGTCTCGGCGATCGCGATCTGCGAGATGCTCGATCGCGCGCCGGATAAGTCGATGGCCGACCTGAAGAACGCGATTCCCAAGACCTGGTCGTCGCCGACGATGTCGCCCCATTGCGGTGACGAGGTGAAGTACGGCGTGGCGGATGCCGTGGTGAAGCATTTTGAAGCGCTGCAGAAGAAGGGCGACAAGGTCGCCGGCCAGAAGATCCGCGATCTCGTCACCGTCAACGGCGTGCGCGTCACGGTCGAGGACGGAAGCTGGGGCCTGGTGCGGGCCTCATCCAACAAGCCGGAGCTTGTGGTAGTGGTCGAGAGCCCGGTCTCCGAACAGCGCATGCGCGACATGTTCGAGGCGATGGATTCCGTGCTGCGCACGCATCCCGAAGTCGGCGAGTATAATCAGAAGATCTAGAAGACCGCTCCATCTCGCCGGCCCGCAGCCATCGGCCTGCAACTGTTCGTGTTGCCCCGGAACGCTTTCGATTTGACTGCGTTACGGGGGGCAACCGGTAAAGCTGCAAGGCTTGCGCTCATGGTTCTCTTGAAGATATCCGCAGTTGTCGTCGTTGCGATCGCCATGGCGCTGGCGCTCGCTCATGCACTGGAATTACCCGGCAAAATGCGGTTGCAGAAGGAGCAATATCTGGCGGTCCAAGCGATCTATTATCCCGGCTTCACGATTGGCGGAGCAGCCGAGCCGGTAAGCGTGTTGTTGACGGCACTGCTCGCGTTTTTGACGCCGTCAGGGAGTCTGAGTTTCTGGCTGACGCTTGGCGCCTGCTGTGCGCTAGCCCTGATGCAGGTCGTCTATTGGGCATTCATCCACCCCGTGAATAATTTCTGGGTCAGGGATGTCAATCTGCAAGGCGCCGGCGCTGCCTTTTTCAGATTCGGTAGCAGCGGGTCGACGCGCTCAGGGCAAGCAGATTGGACCTATCTTCGCGACCGCTGGGAATACTCTCATGTCGCGCGCGCAGCTCTTGCCGTGATCGCGTTAGGCTTGCTCGTGACCGCCCTCATTGATTGAGGCTCTACATCTCCTACGCCGCCGGCACCGGCAGCGCGGTCACCGACTTGATCTTCTCCATCGCAAAGCGCGAGGTGACGTTCTTCAGTGGCACGGCGCTGATCAGCTTCTTGTAGAACACGTCGTAGCTCGCCATGTCGGCGACCACGACGCGCAGCATGTAATCGACGTCGCCGGCCATGCGGTAGAATTCCATTACCTCGGGCATGGCGCTGACCGCGCTGGCGAAGGCCTTCAGCCATGCTTCCGAATGATCGGAGCTCTCGACCGAGACGAACACCGAAATGCCGAGGCCGATCTTGTTCTGATCGACCAGCGCTACCCGCCGCAGAATCACGCCGTCGGCCTCCAGCCGCTGGATGCGCTTCCAGCACGGTGTTGACGACAGTCCGACCCGGTCGCCGATCTCGGCGACGGAAAGGGAGGCGTCCTCCTGCAATACGGTGAGGATCTTGCGGTCGATGGCATCCAGGCGGCGGTTGCCTTCGTGGAGCTGAATGGCGAGGTCGGTCATGAGAAAATTGTTCCATAGGCAAGGTTTTGATACCTCATATATAGAAAAATCTTCTCGTGCAAGCCCAACTATTGACCGGCCCGGACCACGCCCGCGCTTTGGCCGTGACTCAAAAGCTCTTCAACTTCAACACGTTGGGGCGCTGCGAAGGCGCCACCAAAGCGGGTGCATTTCAGCGCTGCCGCGGCGGAGGCGAACCGGAGCGCCTGCCGCAGTTCCTGCTTCTCGGTGATGGCCAGCGCAAATGCACCGTGGAACACGTCCCCGGCGCCGAGGGTATCTACCGTGTGTACCGGGAAGGCCGGGGTTTCCTGGATACCGCCGTTCTCGTCGAGCCAGATCGTGCCCCGGGGGCCGCGCGTGCCGGCCAGGAAGGACGGGGTCAGCTTTGCGATTTTCTTAAGCGCCTGGGCGTCGTCGGAGACGTCGGCGGTCTCCTGCAGTGGCTCGCTGGAGAACACCAGATGCGTGGAGGCGTTCAGCAGGCCCTCGCGCAGCGACATCGCGCGATCGACGTCGACGATCACGGGAATGCCGCGCCGGACGGCCTCGGCGCAAAGCTCGGTGCAGAATTCGGCGCAGCGGCTCTCGGTGAGGATGGCGGCGCAATCGTCCAGCAGTGTGTCGAAGTCGGGCAACTTCACATGCCACAGTTTCGGATCGCGGAAGGTCACGATGGTGCGCTCGCCGGACGGATCGATCATCACCGCCGAGATCGGTGTCACCAGCCCCGGCATGTGGATGAGATGCTTCGTCTCGATGCCCTCTTGAGCCATCTGATCGAAGATGAAGCGGCTCGAGGTTTCCTTGGCGTCGCCCATCGGCCCGCAGATCGAGGCGCGGCCACCGAGCCGAACGATACCGATCGCGCCATTGAGCGCGTTGCCGCCGCAGATTTCGTCGAATGCGGTGGCGTTCTCCTTGGAGCCGCGCCCGGGAACGCCCGGCGTATGAAAGGTCAGGTCGCGCACCGGCATGCCGATGCAGAGAATCCGCGGCGGGAGTTTGGGCGCCTTGTCTTGAAAGTTCATGTGGGTTCCGCCTTCTGCCGGAACCAGGGTCCGGAGTTAATCGACTGGCCCATGGACGGTTCCCGCTATGCGCTGGTTTCGTTTCCCCCATGCACCCAGCGGCCGATCAGATGGTGCGCTATCGCAAACGGATGTGCGGCAAATAAGCCATCAGGATGTTCGCGTCGGTGCATCAATGCGACCTCGTCGCGGCTGAACCAGCGCGCGTCCTCGAGTTCTACGCGATCCACCACGATATCCTCGTTGAGCGCGCGCGCGGAGCATCCGATCATCAGCGAGGACGGATAGGGCCATGGCTGGGTCATGTAATAGCTGACGTCGGTGCAGTGGATGCCGGATTCCTCGAAAATCTCGCGGCGGACCGCGTCCTCGATGGTCTCGGCCGCTTCGACGAAGCCGGCCAGACATGACCACATCCCGGGCATGAACTGCTTCTGCCGGCCCAGCAGGCATTTGTCCCCTGACGTCACCAGCATGATCACGACCGGGTCGGTGCGCGGAAAATGCTCGGCCTTGCAGCTCGGACACTCGCGCTTCCAGCCGCCCTCCTTCATCGCGGTGCGCGTGCCGCAATTGGCGCAATAGCCATGGCGCTGATGCCACGTCACCATCGATTTCGCCATGGCGATCGCGGATAGCTGTTCCAGCGGGGCGGCGCCCTGCATCGCCATGCCGCGCAGCTCGGTCACGGCGACGTCGTCGCGTCCGATCAGTTTTTCAACGGCCGCGGCGGAAATGCCCATGCCGAAAATCGGCGCGCCGTCGCGCAGGCCCAGAAAGATCGTGCCGGGATTGGCGCCGAGCTTGACGGCCTCTTCGACGCCGAGCAGCACGCGCGGCCCTTCGGCCTCCTGTCTCACCAGAAGCGAGTCGCGGTAGATCACATAAGCGCCGGCGTTGCGCTGGTTCTCCAGCGCGAACAGTTTTTCGTCATTGGTGCGCAGATGTGCCGCGCGATCCAGAATATTGGTAACGAATGCGGGTCTTCCCAGCGGATACCTGTCGAATGCGGACATCTATTCAACCCAACCAGATCTTGCGGCGAAGCGCGTTGATGAAATTCTGGACTTCCTCGGCGTCATGCGCCAGCGGCGGCATCACGCCCCAGACCGGGCGCGGCCAGGCCGCGTCGCTGGTACGGCGAGCGATAATGTGGACATGCAACTGCGGCACCAGATTGCCGAGCGCCGCGACATTGAGCTTGTCGCATTTGGTGATCTCTTTCAGCGCCCGCGAGACCCGGGCGATTTCGGTCATCAACTGCGCCTGCGCCACCTCGTCGAGGTCGATGATTTCCACCGCACCCTCGCGGCGCGGCACCAGCAGCAGCCAGGGGTAATGCGCATCCTTGATGACTAGCACCTTGCACAGCGGCAGGTCGCCAATATCGATCGTGTCCTTTTGGAGCTGGGAGTGCAGCGACCAGGCGGAGGCGTCAGAGGGCATCAAGTGTTCTCTATTCTGGAGATAGCCTTGCAGAGAGTGGTTCTGCAAACAACTGCCGTCATGCCCGGGCGGAAGCGCGTTTTCGCGCCAGAGACCCCGGCATCCGGGCTTTTTTACGCGACGCTGAGGAAGCAAGACGTGGATGGCCGGGTCAAGCCCGGCCATGACGAAATGGGGGTGTTCCGGCGCATGGCCCCACCAACCCCGCTTGCTTTCCGGCCCTTTTGGCCCCAAATAGGGACCGGGAGATTGGCGGTGGACGAGCCACTCGCCAACCGGGTCAGGTCCGGAAGGAAGCAGCCCTAACGAGGTCCGGATCGGGTCGCTCGTCAGTCTCCTACCTGTTTTTCGAGCGAATCGAGCGGGAAAGCGGCCAGTCCGCGCCATGCGCTAGATTTCGTTCCTATCCGCAAGCCGGCCCCGAGAGACAATCAGTTGCGGATCGACCGATGAGTGATGCTGGCGCTCCCCCCGACAAGTCAGACGGCCAAGGTGGTCTCGGTGGCGAGACCGCCAAGCCCTACCGGGTGCTGGCGCGAAAATACCGTCCCTCCAGTTTCGACGACCTGATCGGCCAGGAGGCCATGGTCCGCACCGTTTCGAATGCGTTCGAAACCGGGCGGATTCCGCAGGCCTGGATCCTGACCGGCGTCCGCGGTGTCGGCAAAACCACGACGGCGCGGATTCTCGCCCGTGCGCTCAACTACGAAAAGCCCGATGGCTCGGTGAAGGGACCGACCATCCACATGCCGGACCTCGGCGTGCATTGCCAGGCGATCATGGAAAGCCGGCACATGGATGTGCTGGAAATGGACGCCGCCTCCCATACCGGTGTCGACGATGTCCGCCAGATCAATGACAGCGTGCGCTATGCGCCGGCCAGCGCTCGCTACAAGGTCTACATCATCGACGAAGTCCACATGCTGTCGACGGCGGCCTTCAACGCCTTCCTGAAGACGCTGGAAGAGCCACCCGAACACGCCAAATTCGTCTTTGCCACCACCGAAATCCGCAAAGTACCGGTCACGGTGCTGTCGCGCTGCCAGCGTTTTGATCTCCGCCGGGTCGAAGCCGACGTGCTGATGGGGCATCTCGCCAACATTGCGACCAAGGAAGGCGTCGAGGTCGAGCCCGAGGCGCTCGGCATCATCGCCCGCGCTGCGGAAGGCTCGGTGCGCGATTCGTTGTCGCTGTTCGATCAAGCGATTGCCCATGCGGCGGGCACCGTGCGCGCCGATGCCGTGCGGCAGATGCTGGGCTTGGCCGACCGCACCCGGGTGATCGATCTGTTCGAGCATCTGGCGCGCGGCGACATCGCCAGTGCCTTTGGCGAATTCCGCAGCCAATATGACGTCGGCGCCGATCCGGTGGTGGTGCTGTCCGATCTCGCCGAATTCGTCAATTTCGTCACCCGCGTGAAGATCGTGCCCGCCACCGCCGACAACGTCGCGTTCGGCGAGACCGAGCGCGTCCGCGCCCGGGAATTTGCCGCAAAGCTGTCGATGCGGGTGCTGTCGCGGATGTGGCAGATGCTGCTCAAGGGGATCGCCGAGGTCCAGACCGCGACCCGGCCGGCGGCGGCCGCGGAAATGGTGCTGGTGCGCATTGCCTATGTCGCCGACCTGCCGACGCCGGACGAGGCGATCCGGATGCTCGACCAGAACGGCGGAGGGACGCAGATTGCCTCTGGCGGCGCGGCGCCGGCACGGGCCGCACCCTCCGCACCGGTATCTTCAATGTCCGCTTCGCCGTTGCGTGCTCCGGCATCGCCCCGCTCAGGCGCGGAAGCCTCCGCCCGCCCGCAAATGGCACCGTCAGCACAAACGGACTCCGCGCCCGTGCTGCGAATCACGACCTTCCCGCAACTGGTGGCGCTCGCCGGCGAGAAGCGCGATATCCTGACCAAGACGGCGCTGGAAGCCGACATGCGCCTGGTCCGCTTCGAGGACGGGCGGCTGGAAGTTGCGCTGGAACGCGTCGCGGCGCGCGGGCTGGTCAACGACCTCTCCCGCAAGCTGGAACTGTGGACCGGGCGGCGCTGGACCGTGATCGTCTCCAACGAGGCCGGCCAGCCGACTCTGCGCTCGCAGAACGAGCAGGCGCGGAACGAGCACGCCCGCGCCGCGGAGGCCGATCCGCGGGTGCAGGAGGTGCTGGCGCGATTTCCCGGCGCCAAGGTGGTCGAGGTGCGCCGGCTTGCCGCCGAGCCGCCGGAATCCAATATTATCGCTGATGACTTGAACGAGAGCTCCGACGGCGACGACGACTGATCGGACGCTCGAGAGGACGGACGAATGGCTGATTTTCTCGGCATGATGAAGCAGGCCGCGCAACTGCAATCCAAGATGCAGGCGATGCAGGAGGAGCTCGGCAATCTCGAGGTCGAGGGCATCTCCGGCGGCGGGCTGGTCGCCGTGCGCATGACCGCGAAGATGGAAGTGAAGGGCGTTAAGATCGATCCGTCGCTGATGAAGGCCGAAGAGCGCGAGGTGCTCGAGGATCTCTTGGTGAGCGCGCATAATGACGCGCGGCGCAAGGCGGAAACCGCGGCGATGGAAAAGATGCAGGCACTGACCGGCGGCCTCGGCCTGCCGCCCGGGCTTGGTCTGACCTGAAATGGCCGCCAGCGTTGCCGGCCCTGAAATCGAACGCCTGATCCAGCTCCTAGCGCGGCTGCCGGGGCTGGGCCCGCGCTCGGCGCGGCGCGCGGCGCTGCATCTGATCAAGAAGCGTGAAGCCCTGATGACGCCGCTCGCGGGCGCCCTGCAGGTCGCCATCGACCGGATCCAGGTCTGCAAGACCTGCGGCAATATCGACACGCAAAATCCCTGCACGGTGTGCACCGATCCGCGGCGCGATCCCTCGACCATCGTCGTGGTCGCCGACGTCGCCGATCTCTGGGCGCTGGAACGCGCAAATGCGACCAACGGCCGCTATCACGTGCTCGGCGCCACATTGTCGCCACTGGATGGTGTCGGGCCGCAGGATCTGACCATCGATGCACTGGTGGCCCGCGCGCACGAATCACAAGTCGGCGAAATCGTTCTGGCGCTCAATGCAACGGTTGATGGCCAGACCACCGCGCACTACATCACCGATCTTCTGCAGGACGCCAACGTCAAGGTCACCCGGCTCGCGCATGGCGTGCCTGTCGGCGGCGAGCTTGATTATCTCGACGAAGGTACGCTATCGGCTGCCATGCGGCAGCGAACGCTGTTCTAACCCCACAGACGGAACTGATCGACATGACGAAACCTCGATTCGGCAGACGCTCCCGCTTTGCGCTCATCATGGCAGCGGCGCTGATCGCGCCTTCCGCATGGGCGCAGCAGGGCGAGCCGGCGCCGAAGCCCGGCAAGCCGATGAATGCCGGCGACGTGTTGTCAGGTGAACTTAACGCCATGAAGGGCGGCAAGAAGAGCAAGCGCGCCGCGACCTACCAGATCACCAGCGAACCGCGCCGGCTGCCGCCGCCGAACGGGCTGTGCAATCTCGAAACCGGCCCTGAGACATTCCAACTCGTCACCACCAGCGACGCCCAGGCCGCGCAGCTCAAAAATTTCATCGGCAAGGAAATTTCCGTGAAGGTCGACGAAGTCGCCTGCGCCCAGGACGCCGGTCAGATGAGCGAGGCTGTGATCACCAAATGGAGCGTGGTGACCAAGCATTGAGTTGCGAACTTCGTAGCCCGGATGGAGCGAAGCGCAATCCGGGATGATCTCTCCGCCTGTATGCCGACCCCGGATTTCGCTTCGCTCCATCCGGGCTACAAACGCTTAAACTTTCACCGGCCCCACTGCCTCGAA contains these protein-coding regions:
- a CDS encoding anthrone oxygenase family protein codes for the protein MVLLKISAVVVVAIAMALALAHALELPGKMRLQKEQYLAVQAIYYPGFTIGGAAEPVSVLLTALLAFLTPSGSLSFWLTLGACCALALMQVVYWAFIHPVNNFWVRDVNLQGAGAAFFRFGSSGSTRSGQADWTYLRDRWEYSHVARAALAVIALGLLVTALID
- a CDS encoding Lrp/AsnC family transcriptional regulator, with product MTDLAIQLHEGNRRLDAIDRKILTVLQEDASLSVAEIGDRVGLSSTPCWKRIQRLEADGVILRRVALVDQNKIGLGISVFVSVESSDHSEAWLKAFASAVSAMPEVMEFYRMAGDVDYMLRVVVADMASYDVFYKKLISAVPLKNVTSRFAMEKIKSVTALPVPAA
- a CDS encoding sugar kinase encodes the protein MNFQDKAPKLPPRILCIGMPVRDLTFHTPGVPGRGSKENATAFDEICGGNALNGAIGIVRLGGRASICGPMGDAKETSSRFIFDQMAQEGIETKHLIHMPGLVTPISAVMIDPSGERTIVTFRDPKLWHVKLPDFDTLLDDCAAILTESRCAEFCTELCAEAVRRGIPVIVDVDRAMSLREGLLNASTHLVFSSEPLQETADVSDDAQALKKIAKLTPSFLAGTRGPRGTIWLDENGGIQETPAFPVHTVDTLGAGDVFHGAFALAITEKQELRQALRFASAAAALKCTRFGGAFAAPQRVEVEELLSHGQSAGVVRAGQ
- the nudC gene encoding NAD(+) diphosphatase, which gives rise to MSAFDRYPLGRPAFVTNILDRAAHLRTNDEKLFALENQRNAGAYVIYRDSLLVRQEAEGPRVLLGVEEAVKLGANPGTIFLGLRDGAPIFGMGISAAAVEKLIGRDDVAVTELRGMAMQGAAPLEQLSAIAMAKSMVTWHQRHGYCANCGTRTAMKEGGWKRECPSCKAEHFPRTDPVVIMLVTSGDKCLLGRQKQFMPGMWSCLAGFVEAAETIEDAVRREIFEESGIHCTDVSYYMTQPWPYPSSLMIGCSARALNEDIVVDRVELEDARWFSRDEVALMHRREHPDGLFAAHPFAIAHHLIGRWVHGGNETSA
- a CDS encoding HIT domain-containing protein is translated as MPSDASAWSLHSQLQKDTIDIGDLPLCKVLVIKDAHYPWLLLVPRREGAVEIIDLDEVAQAQLMTEIARVSRALKEITKCDKLNVAALGNLVPQLHVHIIARRTSDAAWPRPVWGVMPPLAHDAEEVQNFINALRRKIWLG
- a CDS encoding DNA polymerase III subunit gamma/tau, with protein sequence MSDAGAPPDKSDGQGGLGGETAKPYRVLARKYRPSSFDDLIGQEAMVRTVSNAFETGRIPQAWILTGVRGVGKTTTARILARALNYEKPDGSVKGPTIHMPDLGVHCQAIMESRHMDVLEMDAASHTGVDDVRQINDSVRYAPASARYKVYIIDEVHMLSTAAFNAFLKTLEEPPEHAKFVFATTEIRKVPVTVLSRCQRFDLRRVEADVLMGHLANIATKEGVEVEPEALGIIARAAEGSVRDSLSLFDQAIAHAAGTVRADAVRQMLGLADRTRVIDLFEHLARGDIASAFGEFRSQYDVGADPVVVLSDLAEFVNFVTRVKIVPATADNVAFGETERVRAREFAAKLSMRVLSRMWQMLLKGIAEVQTATRPAAAAEMVLVRIAYVADLPTPDEAIRMLDQNGGGTQIASGGAAPARAAPSAPVSSMSASPLRAPASPRSGAEASARPQMAPSAQTDSAPVLRITTFPQLVALAGEKRDILTKTALEADMRLVRFEDGRLEVALERVAARGLVNDLSRKLELWTGRRWTVIVSNEAGQPTLRSQNEQARNEHARAAEADPRVQEVLARFPGAKVVEVRRLAAEPPESNIIADDLNESSDGDDD
- a CDS encoding YbaB/EbfC family nucleoid-associated protein, which encodes MADFLGMMKQAAQLQSKMQAMQEELGNLEVEGISGGGLVAVRMTAKMEVKGVKIDPSLMKAEEREVLEDLLVSAHNDARRKAETAAMEKMQALTGGLGLPPGLGLT